Proteins encoded within one genomic window of Columba livia isolate bColLiv1 breed racing homer chromosome 1, bColLiv1.pat.W.v2, whole genome shotgun sequence:
- the SLC25A30 gene encoding kidney mitochondrial carrier protein 1 isoform X1, with the protein MSALNWKPFIYGGLASITAECGTFPIDLTKTRLQVQGQVNDAKYKEIRYRGMVHALVRICREEGLKALYSGIAPAMLRQASYGTIKIGTYQSLKRMFVEHPEDETLMINVLCGILSGVISSSIANPTDVLKIRMQAQGSVIQGGMMGNFIQIYQKEGTKGLWKAISLTAQRAAIVVGVELPVYDLTKKHIIMSGFMGDTVYTHFLSSFTCGLAGALASNPIDVVRTRMMNQRGQQHGGHSNYKGTLDCLLQTWKNEGFFALYKGFWPNWLRLGPWNIIFFLTYEQLKKLDL; encoded by the exons atGTCAGCACTAAACTGGAAGCCCTTTATCTATGGAGGCTTAGCATCCATCACTGCAGAATGTG gtaCTTTCCCAATTGATCTTACCAAAACACGTCTGCAGGTTCAAGGTCAAGTTAATGATGCCAAATATAAAGAGATTCGTTACCGTGGAATGGTGCATGCACTAGTCAGAATATGCAGAGAAGAAGGATTGAAAGCCTTATACTCTGG GATTGCACCTGCAATGCTACGCCAAGCTTCATATGGAACTATAAAAATAGGCACTTACCAGAGCTTAAAAAGAATGTTTGTCGAGCATCCAGAAG ATGAAACCCTGATGATAAATGTTCTCTGTGGCATTCTGTCGGGAGTAATTTCATCATCTATTGCCAACCCTACAGATGTCTTAAAG ATCAGAATGCAAGCCCAAGGTAGTGTGATTCAAGGAGGAATGATGGGCAACTTCATACAGATCTACCAAAAGGAAGGCACTAAAGGATTATGGAAGGCAA TATCACTGACAGCACAGAGAGCTGCTATTGTTGTTGGTGTGGAGCTGCCAGTGTATGATCTTACCAAGAAGCATATAATTATGTCTGGGTTTATGGGAGACACAGTATATACTCACTTTCT CTCAAGTTTTACTTGTGGGTTAGCTGGAGCCCTTGCATCCAACCCAATTGATGTTGTGAGAACACGCATGATGAATCAGAGAGGCCAACAACATGGGGGACACTCAAACTACAAGGGTACTTTGGATTGCTTGTTACAA acatGGAAGAATGAAGGCTTTTTTGCTCTATATAAAGGGTTTTGGCCAAACTGGTTAAGACTTGGTCCTTGGAATATCATT TTCTTTCTGACATATGAACAGCTGAAGAAATTAGACTTATGA
- the SLC25A30 gene encoding kidney mitochondrial carrier protein 1 isoform X2, with protein sequence MSALNWKPFIYGGLASITAECGTFPIDLTKTRLQVQGQVNDAKYKEIRYRGMVHALVRICREEGLKALYSGIAPAMLRQASYGTIKIGTYQSLKRMFVEHPEDETLMINVLCGILSGVISSSIANPTDVLKIRMQAQGSVIQGGMMGNFIQIYQKEGTKGLWKGVSLTAQRAAIVVGVELPVYDLTKKHIIMSGFMGDTVYTHFLSSFTCGLAGALASNPIDVVRTRMMNQRGQQHGGHSNYKGTLDCLLQTWKNEGFFALYKGFWPNWLRLGPWNIIFFLTYEQLKKLDL encoded by the exons atGTCAGCACTAAACTGGAAGCCCTTTATCTATGGAGGCTTAGCATCCATCACTGCAGAATGTG gtaCTTTCCCAATTGATCTTACCAAAACACGTCTGCAGGTTCAAGGTCAAGTTAATGATGCCAAATATAAAGAGATTCGTTACCGTGGAATGGTGCATGCACTAGTCAGAATATGCAGAGAAGAAGGATTGAAAGCCTTATACTCTGG GATTGCACCTGCAATGCTACGCCAAGCTTCATATGGAACTATAAAAATAGGCACTTACCAGAGCTTAAAAAGAATGTTTGTCGAGCATCCAGAAG ATGAAACCCTGATGATAAATGTTCTCTGTGGCATTCTGTCGGGAGTAATTTCATCATCTATTGCCAACCCTACAGATGTCTTAAAG ATCAGAATGCAAGCCCAAGGTAGTGTGATTCAAGGAGGAATGATGGGCAACTTCATACAGATCTACCAAAAGGAAGGCACTAAAGGATTATGGAAG GGAGTATCACTGACAGCACAGAGAGCTGCTATTGTTGTTGGTGTGGAGCTGCCAGTGTATGATCTTACCAAGAAGCATATAATTATGTCTGGGTTTATGGGAGACACAGTATATACTCACTTTCT CTCAAGTTTTACTTGTGGGTTAGCTGGAGCCCTTGCATCCAACCCAATTGATGTTGTGAGAACACGCATGATGAATCAGAGAGGCCAACAACATGGGGGACACTCAAACTACAAGGGTACTTTGGATTGCTTGTTACAA acatGGAAGAATGAAGGCTTTTTTGCTCTATATAAAGGGTTTTGGCCAAACTGGTTAAGACTTGGTCCTTGGAATATCATT TTCTTTCTGACATATGAACAGCTGAAGAAATTAGACTTATGA